The region atcaaaactttgagGGATCAAAAAACCCTTTTAGCTTATTAAAAGatgagaaaaaacaaattaaaaataacaagaAAAGGAAATGGATTCAGAGAAGTGGAGGGGAGTAACAGAAACGGGAAAGAGGAGACTGAAGATTAGGGGACGGCAATGGGTTcataatccttttttttttttcgttggtttttttttaattgaacaTAATATGAAAGAGTTTAGTTAAAGAAATTATCATGTTGATGAAGATGAGTGCTTCATCTATGCAAAAATGTTTCTGATACGTATAAGCTTATTCTTGCTTACCAACTGTTTGATAAAATGTTTATATAAGTATATGTGAAAAGACAGATTATTGATCAAACAACTTTTAACTTAAAAGTTACATTTAAGATGtgaaaaatatgaaaacaaCCAAACAGCTTTAGCcttatttttaacttttacttataagtaacttttaagttataaaaaaGTTGGGTCAAACGCTACCTTAGTGTGTTTTTAACTTTTACTTATAAGTAacttttaagttataaaaaaGTTGGGTCAAACGCTACCTTAGTgtgttttgaaataattaacaTTGAAAAAGTAACGGGTAAGGGACTCATTTTGGGTAATTTTTAGTTTTaggttttgaaatttttaaagattaaacttagttttttttaaacctTCGTTTTTAGTTTGTATAATTTTCacttataaaaaattaagatcAATTAACAAATTCATTGGTGTCCTTACTGCTACCAAATATCTTTTACCACTACCACTACCGCATACACTCCACCACCATCCTACACCTTCCACCACCGCAGTCATTGCATAACACCTTCCACTGTTGCTAAGCACACTATCGCTACAAACAACCTTTACCACCATTCAAAACCCTCGTCGCCACCTGGCACCATACATCTTTGTTGTATTGAATGTCCTAAGAAGCAACAATGATAGTGGAGAGTTATAAGCAACAACACTATAGGTTGTCATGTGGCAACGAGGGTGGAGGAGGTTGAGTGGTGACCATGGTTAACGATGCAAAGTGGCGCCCGCAAAGGCTTTCAAAGCTGTGATGGAATGTGTTAGTAGGTGATGTCGTATATATGAAAGTACCGACTGGTAAAGGTATGCAAAGTGGCTGCGAAGATGAAATATGATGAGTAGTGGAAGTTGTGGGGAGGTATATTGAAGGGTGTCAAGTAACAACGACAAGTGAGATGTGGAGTGTTATGCAGTTGTAGTGGTGGAGGTTACCAATTGGTGGTTGCAACCATTAAGGGTGTCGAGCAATGACGAGTTAATGACAATGAAGGATCACACAACGGTAATGGTCAAGTCCGAGTGGTGCTAGCAATTAAAGGTGTTGAGTCGTTATGGTAGTGGAGGGTGCAATGGTGATGACAACCCATGGTGTCAAGTGGTGACAATGGTTGCGGATAGTGgaaaaaggagaaggagaaatGGTGGAGATAAATGTGAcattttacaaattaataaaaaattaaggaaTTCTTAAAATTGAACAAAAATCACTTTCAAATTGAATTAACCATTTTACCTCATTTTAGTCAAacacattttatttaaaatttacattTAAACTCTTAAAGTGAAAACCAACAACCGATCCAAATTGTTCTGAAGTAATCAGATTCGTGGAGTAGATTCGTCAAGTACATTTCAATTGGTTTTGTTAtatgctttttctttttgtacCTTTGTCTTTCAACCTAAGTAACCTTTGTCGTGTTGAAAATAATTTGACCAAATTAAGTGTGTCGTAAAAGATACACTCTTAGTAGCCTTTATTTGGTTTGAACAATCACATTACCAATTAATTGTAACTCATGAGATGAAAGATTTTTGTAATTACCAACCATGCTCTTATTTCCCTTTACTTAACAgcaaaaagaacaaaaagaaaTCAACAACATTAAAAAGGAAGGCACATAACATCTAATACATGAACAATGAAACATCAATGACAACATGAGTCTCAAATAACAAAAGATCAAAAACAATTTCCCCCCTGCATTTCCCTACAAACTACTTACTAGGGATATGGTGACAAGAAAATTCTTAGAAAGTTCAAATACATTCACGGTCTATAAACACTCACTGCACCATTACAATGTGGTTCCATTGCATCTTCAACATACAATGATTGCTTGAATGGTGATCAAACCACACATGCTACCTGCCAATAATCAAAAGCAAACAAGTCCAGTGAAACAGTACATCAAACACCATTGGCTCAACAACAGTATACAATACTACATTACCTGCAATAGTGCAGTGTCATCATCTATGAATTAATGATTCTTCTTCCATAAAACTCCAATCTTCTTCAACATGTTTGTATTTTTCTTCTTGGGCGAGTCATCATCAGTGTCTTCTAAATAAGGCGAACCCATCTTACCAGTAATAGAGTTGTTGTAGCTACTGTCGAGTGACGCTGTGCGATCCACAAACTTTCCATTGTTTCCAGTAGAAAGAATTGACGCAGCTGCTTCGGCCGCTTTTCTCCACTGATCTGACTGCACCTTCAATCTCCTTAACTCAGCCTCTAACTCGGAATTTGCAGCCTGTGCAGCATCTAACTGCTCAGTTACCCGTTCTAcccttatgttatttttatcaGCTTCTTCTGCTATGTAGCCAAGTTTCGTCAGAGCCTCTCGCTCCGCAGCCCTTGCTGCTTCAGCTGAAGCAACAGCTTCATCCGTGATTTTATTCTTCTCTAACTCCCTTGTGTTTATTTCCATCTTGAGTGCATTGTTTTCCTCGGTCACATTTTGCAGTTCTGTCTCTCTGTCCAATAACCTTGCCTTCAACTCAGCTATATCAGAATCCAATTTGTTAAGCTCCACCACAAACTCGGATTCTATTTCACTAGGCTGGTTTTGCTTAATCCTTGATTTGAGTCTCTCGTTCTCTTCTGATAAACCTTGCAGCTGAGATTCCTTGTCCAACAGGCTTGCCCTTAACTCTTCAATATCAGCTTTAGCTGTTTTCAATTCCTCATAtaattcagcttgtttctgaaaagaTTCTGATTTCGCACGCTCCAGTTGTTCAAAAGCACTTCTAATCTGCAAAGTGCTCTGGATGTACTCATCCTGGTATCGTACCTCAGCAACTTCCAATGCAGATTTCAACTCTCCTGCTTCAAATTTGGCTGAGACAAGCTCAGTTTTGAGCTGATTCATCTCCTCACTTTCTACATTCTCCAGTGCAGGTCCAGTTTCAATGGTTGTGTTGTTAGCTCTGCTGCCCAAGTCAGCTTGAAGTTTGCTCACAAGTTCCTCCAATGATTTGACTTGAACTCTTGATTGCTCCAATTCTACGGCTAAGGATTGGTAAACTTCAGCCTCTTTCGCACCTTCAAACTGGAGTGTTTCTATGATCTTATTTGCTGCTTCCAATTGCATTTGAGTTTTGTCAACTATTTCCAAAGCCCGGGACTCAGATTCTTTGCTATGGCTTACCTCATTTTTTAGATTCTCCACTAAAGAGAGAGTTTCATCAAGCTCCATCCTCATGTCCTGAGTCTCGGCATTTGCTGACTCTGCATTCTCAATCTCCGTAGCTTCAGAATCACGTGCTCTTTCAAGTTGCATTTGCAATTTCTGGATTTCGTTCATGGCAGACACCAAAGCGGATGAGTCCATTGAGTGCTGCTTCTGGACAGCCTCTAGTTCAGATTGCCATGCTCGATCTCGGTCCTGAGAAATTTTACGGAGCTCTTGAAGCCGTTCTTCTTCAGAAGCAGATAGTTCCATAAGTTGTTGTTGGGATTCATCCAGGTCTTTTGACATGGCTAACAGCTGCTTCTTTGCATCTTCAGCCTCCTGCTGAGCTTTTCTCTTCCATGACTCAGATGAGTTAAGTTGGTCCTTAGTTCTCTTCAGATCTTCTTCAAGTTGAGCTAGCTGAGACTCCAATTCCTGGACCCTGCTTGTTCGCTTTTTCTAGAGCCAGATGATAAAGGACAAGGAGTTATGTCAATCATAAActttaaaaaattacaaataatttaaatattttgggttttgtACAATATTGAAAATAGATTTGTGAAGAACTATATAATTTCATTCAGTCTACCATCCCCCTAGATTATCAATAGCTACATTATCAGAggctaatagcatgtttggattcacTTTTATATCTTCAAGAATCAATTTTGCTCCCGACcaattctccaaccaacgtGAAAATCTACCATGTATCTAAACATGCACCGAGTATAAGAGGGCGAGGAGGGGGTTACTAAATTCTAGACTTTTAGCCATGAACTAACTTAAAATGTACCTCAGGAATTGGACTTCGTGGTGACTTACGTTCCGTGACCTTTGGGCTCCTATCTTTTGGAGTCTTACTTGCTGGGTTTGGAGATGACGAAGCTGAGTTAGGATCGGATCCTGGTGTCTTCAATTTGCGAGCAGTTCGAGGAGTTGTTGGAGATTTCCTTTGGGGCACTTCTGAAGTACCAGTTCTGCTCACAGCCAACCAAATGCCAATGAGCATGCATAAATAAATTTGGAATACAGATTAAAAAGCATCTTGATATATCTTAATAAGATGATTGAATAAAATGGTATCAACGCACAAGAAGAGTTATGTTTTGAATTAAGACACACACAAGAAGAGTTATGTTTTGAGTAGagaaacagagaaagattatCAAAAAATTGCCTGTAACATAGAGGGCAAACTAAGacccaaaaaatatataaaatagatCTACCACAATATGACTCGTTACAAGTTCATTACACAGTTCCAAGTTCCAACTAAAAACAAATATGCCCCCAAATTAGTTCTTTAGATGTCCTTGAAATAATGGATCATAGTTTATGTTCGTCCATCATTCAGATCCCATACATCATCATATTCAATTTTTATAGAATAGATTTAATGAAATAAGATGCATTAGATGTTCAGTAATCAACTCCAATCAAATAACTAGGCCCAAATTAAAACTTCAAATTAAAGCATATAACCAATCAATGAAATTAAAACAATTCATCCCTCATTTAGAACCCAGAAAATAGGAATGCTGCAAAAGTGCTCAAATGACAATCTTACCTTGCTTTTGGTGTCTGCATGTTTAGATATTTTGATGATAGAAAGGGTTAAACTAAACAacctccctctctctcttttAAAGCCCCTGACCCACACTTCCTGCAATGTTAATCTGCGAAAGGAATAAAGACAATAAGGAATTTGATTTATAACTATGAAAAGATGCAAAGTTTTGCACTTTCCAGTAGATGACCACCTAGGATCAGCATTGAACAACAAAAAATCTAACAAACAAACAGCATATAATCCCTTCAAAGAAACTCCAAGTAAACTAACTCCACTACCACCAACCCAATTCAAAACACAAATAATAAATAGACTAATAGAAATATCAAATAAACAGAACCTTGCACCAAAATAATTAGTAAATAATTATTAGCCGAAAACCATCTTCCAACTTTTCCAAATTTCTTTTACACCTTCCCTCATTTTTACTCCAGTACCACAA is a window of Lotus japonicus ecotype B-129 chromosome 5, LjGifu_v1.2 DNA encoding:
- the LOC130718298 gene encoding interactor of constitutive active ROPs 2, chloroplastic gives rise to the protein MQTPKARTGTSEVPQRKSPTTPRTARKLKTPGSDPNSASSSPNPASKTPKDRSPKVTERKSPRSPIPEKKRTSRVQELESQLAQLEEDLKRTKDQLNSSESWKRKAQQEAEDAKKQLLAMSKDLDESQQQLMELSASEEERLQELRKISQDRDRAWQSELEAVQKQHSMDSSALVSAMNEIQKLQMQLERARDSEATEIENAESANAETQDMRMELDETLSLVENLKNEVSHSKESESRALEIVDKTQMQLEAANKIIETLQFEGAKEAEVYQSLAVELEQSRVQVKSLEELVSKLQADLGSRANNTTIETGPALENVESEEMNQLKTELVSAKFEAGELKSALEVAEVRYQDEYIQSTLQIRSAFEQLERAKSESFQKQAELYEELKTAKADIEELRASLLDKESQLQGLSEENERLKSRIKQNQPSEIESEFVVELNKLDSDIAELKARLLDRETELQNVTEENNALKMEINTRELEKNKITDEAVASAEAARAAEREALTKLGYIAEEADKNNIRVERVTEQLDAAQAANSELEAELRRLKVQSDQWRKAAEAAASILSTGNNGKFVDRTASLDSSYNNSITGKMGSPYLEDTDDDSPKKKNTNMLKKIGVLWKKNH